Below is a window of Macadamia integrifolia cultivar HAES 741 chromosome 8, SCU_Mint_v3, whole genome shotgun sequence DNA.
CGAAAAAGTAGTTCGAGCGAGATtgtgagagagcgagagagcgagagagcgagagagagagacaatacCTGCTGTAGGGAAGCGACGACCGAGAGAGTTGTAGGGAAGCGGTGACCgacctgcgaccgagagagaggcAGGGAAGTGGTGACCGAGAGAGAGaccgttgcagggaagcggTGACCGAGAGAGAGCGACCattgcagggaagcggcgaccaaGAGAGAGCGaccgttgcagggaagcggcgactgAGAGTGAGAACCTATTGCAGAAAAGGGGTTGTTGATCGTGAGTTGCAGAAAATGGGTTGTGGGATTTTGAatggttttgttcttttaagtttgtaaaagaataaaaaagtaacttTTTTGTACACGTGCAATGTATTCTttagtcattctttttcattggttcattccgggggaatacaaaaatgaaccggacgtgccatacatatttctgttctatttgcattcccgcagaatagaagaacatcaaaaacattctcccagaatgttatcaaacggccccaaCTGTCCTAACCCATTAGGTACCATGCCCATTGGGAGAATCCAATCAAAAAAAATGGCTACTAACCTATGACATCGGGGATTTATGATTTTCGAACGGTTATTTCTTATCTTTGTTATTCCCGATGTCGTAACACTTCGAACGAGGgaactcttcttctctttgaatTCTTTCTACGTACAGAAAAA
It encodes the following:
- the LOC122085831 gene encoding uncharacterized protein LOC122085831, with product MDFISYSLLTNQTLEERRWKGTKERVDRLLIGSHSQSPLPCNGRSLLVAASLQWSLSLGHRFPATVSLSVTTSLPLSRSQVGHRFPTTLSVVASLQQVGCVNFSA